The Streptomyces sp. NBC_01775 genome includes a region encoding these proteins:
- a CDS encoding ABC transporter substrate-binding protein, translating to MFDWNGPSRVVAIILPLALLAGCSSLSGDDAGEETRLVVGTTSAPTSLDPAAAWDGSWELYRNIYQTLMTVPNAGSPPEPDAATTCGFADSGRKVYRCVLRKGLKFSSGNPLNARAVKHSFDRTRSLKAKPGPAPLLSSLKSVEAQGSRTVIFRLRKPDATFPFVLSTPAASLVDPADYPSSSLRRGKRATGSGPYILEDYVPDEKAVLAKNPQYKGAAKIKNDAVTIRYYGHSSRMVRDLKSGRIDLTYRGLTPRQITALQDAGTAGEDAVELTEMTGTEIHYLVFNSKDPQARRPAVRAAVAQLIDRKTLVRNVYKRTADPLYSMVPTGVAGHTNAYLDRYGDPSGSKARRTLTAAGIHEKVRFTLWYSDDRYGEASAREFDEIKRQLNDSGLFEVTVKGRPWSAFQKGYLKGEYPVFGRGWSADFPDADNYITPFVGKENAMGAPYPNRRLTEELLPRSRRQSDRGAAGRSFAAAQRQMAKDAQLLPLWQGKVYIASQKDVAGVEWAVDASVIMRMWELYKKSSW from the coding sequence GTGTTCGATTGGAACGGGCCGTCGAGAGTCGTAGCGATCATCTTGCCCCTCGCACTTCTCGCGGGGTGCAGCTCACTGTCGGGGGATGACGCCGGCGAGGAGACACGCCTCGTCGTCGGCACCACCAGCGCCCCCACTTCCCTCGACCCGGCCGCTGCCTGGGACGGCTCCTGGGAGCTGTACCGGAACATCTACCAGACCCTCATGACTGTCCCGAACGCCGGGAGTCCGCCCGAACCGGACGCCGCCACCACCTGCGGCTTCGCCGATTCCGGCAGAAAGGTCTACCGCTGTGTCCTGCGCAAGGGGCTGAAGTTCTCCAGTGGCAACCCCCTGAACGCCCGGGCGGTCAAGCATTCCTTCGACCGCACCCGCTCGCTGAAGGCGAAGCCGGGCCCGGCGCCGCTGCTCTCCAGCCTCAAGAGCGTCGAGGCCCAGGGCTCGCGCACCGTGATCTTCCGGCTGCGGAAGCCGGACGCCACCTTCCCGTTCGTCCTGTCGACCCCCGCCGCCTCCCTCGTCGACCCGGCCGACTACCCGTCCTCCAGCCTGCGCCGGGGGAAGCGGGCCACCGGCTCCGGTCCGTACATCCTGGAGGACTACGTACCGGACGAGAAGGCCGTCCTCGCCAAGAACCCTCAGTACAAGGGCGCCGCGAAGATCAAGAACGATGCTGTCACCATCCGGTACTACGGGCACTCCTCCCGGATGGTGCGCGATCTCAAGTCCGGCCGGATAGACCTCACCTACCGGGGACTCACCCCGCGCCAGATCACCGCGCTCCAGGACGCCGGCACAGCGGGCGAGGACGCCGTCGAGCTGACGGAGATGACGGGCACCGAGATCCACTACCTGGTCTTCAACTCCAAGGATCCCCAGGCCCGCCGGCCCGCCGTGCGCGCGGCGGTGGCCCAGCTCATCGACCGCAAGACGCTCGTGCGCAACGTCTACAAGCGGACCGCCGACCCTCTCTACTCCATGGTCCCGACAGGCGTCGCGGGCCACACCAACGCCTACCTGGACAGGTACGGCGACCCCAGCGGGAGCAAGGCACGCCGGACCCTCACCGCCGCGGGTATCCACGAGAAGGTGCGGTTCACCCTCTGGTACTCCGACGACCGCTACGGAGAGGCCTCGGCCCGGGAGTTCGACGAGATCAAACGGCAGCTGAACGACTCCGGGCTCTTCGAGGTCACCGTCAAGGGGCGCCCCTGGAGCGCGTTCCAGAAGGGCTATCTCAAGGGCGAGTATCCGGTGTTCGGGCGGGGGTGGTCGGCCGACTTCCCCGACGCGGACAACTACATCACGCCCTTCGTCGGCAAGGAGAACGCGATGGGCGCCCCCTACCCGAACCGCAGGCTCACCGAGGAACTGCTGCCCCGCTCCCGCAGACAGAGCGACCGGGGCGCGGCGGGGCGGTCGTTCGCCGCCGCGCAGCGCCAGATGGCCAAGGACGCCCAACTGCTGCCGCTGTGGCAGGGCAAGGTCTACATCGCCTCCCAGAAGGACGTCGCGGGCGTGGAGTGGGCGGTCGACGCCTCGGTCATCATGCGTATGTGGGAGCTGTACAAGAAGTCGAGCTGGTAG
- the ung gene encoding uracil-DNA glycosylase encodes MLPQSWQGVLGEETEKPYFKELAEFVEEEREKAPVYPPRDEVFAALDATPYDQVKVLILGQDPYHGEGQGHGLCFSVRPGVKTPPSLRNIYKEMREELGHPVPDNGYLMPWAKQGVLLLNAVLTVRGGEANSHKGRGWEKFTDAVIRAVADRPDPAVFVLWGNYAKKKLPLIDTTRHAVVQGAHPSPLSAKKFFGSHPFTQIDQAVAAQGHTPVDWRVPDLG; translated from the coding sequence ATGCTGCCCCAGTCCTGGCAGGGCGTCCTCGGCGAGGAGACCGAGAAGCCCTACTTCAAGGAACTGGCGGAGTTCGTCGAGGAGGAGCGGGAGAAGGCGCCCGTCTACCCGCCCCGTGACGAGGTGTTCGCCGCCCTCGACGCCACGCCCTACGACCAGGTCAAGGTGCTGATCCTCGGCCAGGACCCGTACCACGGCGAGGGCCAGGGGCACGGCCTGTGCTTCTCGGTGCGCCCCGGCGTGAAGACCCCGCCGTCGCTGCGCAACATCTACAAGGAGATGCGCGAGGAGCTGGGGCACCCGGTTCCGGACAACGGTTATTTGATGCCGTGGGCGAAGCAGGGCGTGCTGCTGCTCAACGCCGTGCTGACGGTGCGCGGCGGCGAGGCCAACTCGCACAAGGGGCGCGGCTGGGAGAAATTCACCGACGCCGTGATCCGCGCCGTCGCCGACCGTCCCGACCCGGCCGTCTTCGTGCTGTGGGGGAACTACGCGAAGAAGAAGCTGCCGCTCATCGACACCACCAGACACGCCGTGGTGCAGGGCGCGCACCCCTCGCCGCTGTCCGCGAAGAAGTTCTTCGGCTCGCACCCCTTCACCCAGATCGACCAGGCGGTGGCCGCCCAGGGCCACACCCCCGTCGACTGGCGCGTCCCCGACCTGGGCTGA
- a CDS encoding DinB family protein codes for MMGMTADEGHEGQRATASRDIPGGTGTERELLERWLDFHRATLEAKCEGLDDDGLRRASAPPSELTLLGLVRHLTDVERYWFRRVFDEEDAEPLYFTAEAPDDDFVVGEGDTGPGTLAVWRQEVAKARKSAGDRSLEELGTRPGRGTVTSLRWIYLHMIEEYARHNGHADLLRERIDGATGV; via the coding sequence ATGATGGGCATGACTGCTGACGAGGGACACGAAGGGCAGCGCGCCACCGCTTCCCGGGACATACCAGGCGGCACCGGCACCGAGCGGGAACTGCTGGAGCGGTGGCTGGACTTCCACCGGGCGACACTTGAGGCCAAGTGCGAGGGACTGGACGACGACGGGCTGCGCAGGGCCTCGGCCCCGCCGTCGGAGCTGACGCTGCTGGGGCTGGTGCGGCACCTGACCGATGTCGAACGCTACTGGTTCCGGCGGGTGTTCGACGAGGAGGACGCCGAGCCGCTCTACTTCACGGCGGAGGCGCCGGACGACGACTTCGTGGTCGGCGAGGGTGACACGGGCCCCGGGACGCTCGCCGTGTGGCGCCAGGAGGTCGCCAAAGCGCGGAAGTCCGCAGGGGACCGCTCCCTGGAGGAGCTGGGCACCCGTCCCGGGCGCGGCACGGTCACCTCGCTGCGCTGGATCTACCTCCACATGATCGAGGAGTACGCGCGGCACAACGGCCACGCTGACCTGCTGCGCGAGCGCATCGACGGCGCGACCGGCGTCTGA
- a CDS encoding Gfo/Idh/MocA family protein gives MKIGVIGLGDIAKKAYLPVLTAQPGLEPHLVTRNAATLTSVGDAYRVPGEQRHTSLDGLLAARPDAAFVHAATAAHPELVRGLLEAGVPTYVDKPLAYELAESRRLVDLAERGDTSLAVGFNRRHAPGYAQCLEHSRDLILLQKHRVGLPEDPRRMILDDFIHVVDTLRFLAPGVPDHVGVQARTSGGLLHHVVLQLAGEGFTALGVMNRLSGSAEEVLEVSGQDTKREVRNLSEIIDHKGQPSVRRRGDWVPVARQRGIEQAVLTFLDAVRAGATLSAQDALRTHELCERVVDAVREQAA, from the coding sequence GTGAAGATCGGCGTGATCGGACTCGGCGACATCGCCAAGAAGGCATATCTGCCGGTGCTCACCGCCCAGCCAGGTCTGGAGCCGCACCTGGTCACCCGGAATGCCGCCACGCTCACCTCCGTGGGTGACGCCTACCGCGTCCCCGGCGAGCAGCGGCACACCAGTCTCGACGGGCTGCTCGCGGCGCGCCCCGACGCCGCGTTCGTCCACGCCGCGACCGCGGCGCACCCCGAATTGGTGCGCGGGCTGCTGGAGGCCGGTGTCCCCACCTACGTCGACAAGCCGCTCGCCTACGAACTCGCCGAGTCCCGTCGTCTCGTGGACCTCGCCGAGCGCGGCGACACCTCCCTCGCCGTGGGCTTCAACCGCCGCCACGCGCCCGGATACGCGCAGTGCCTGGAACACTCCCGGGACCTGATCCTCCTTCAGAAGCACCGGGTGGGGCTGCCCGAGGACCCGCGCCGGATGATCCTCGACGACTTCATCCACGTCGTGGACACCCTCCGCTTCCTCGCCCCCGGCGTGCCCGACCACGTCGGTGTCCAGGCCAGGACCAGTGGCGGGCTGCTGCACCACGTGGTGCTCCAGCTGGCGGGGGAGGGCTTCACGGCCCTCGGCGTGATGAACCGGCTCTCCGGCTCGGCCGAGGAGGTCTTGGAGGTGTCGGGACAGGACACCAAGCGCGAGGTGCGCAACCTCTCCGAGATCATCGACCACAAGGGCCAGCCCAGCGTCCGCCGCCGCGGCGACTGGGTGCCGGTGGCGCGCCAGCGCGGCATCGAGCAGGCGGTCCTGACCTTCCTGGACGCCGTACGGGCGGGCGCCACCCTCTCGGCCCAGGACGCGCTGCGCACCCACGAGTTGTGCGAGCGCGTGGTCGACGCGGTACGGGAGCAGGCGGCCTGA
- the lnt gene encoding apolipoprotein N-acyltransferase — MRALPASRWVRPTLPLLAGALPALAFPAPSLWWLAYAALVPWLLMLRAAPTGRAAAVSGWLGGTGFMLAMHHWLMPSLTVFIVVLAALLGLLWAPWGWLVHRMLGNGAGGGRLAAAVVLIPSGWLMAELVRSWEYLGGPWGLLGASQWEVRPALRLASVGGVWLVSFVVVAVNTALAALLVSPRARRGAVVTLLVTGVLTGAVWAWAPGPEHHGGRRIAVVQIGETASRQERFAGGEQLTRELAGRGADLVVWGESSVGFDLNSRPDLVRRLAGLSRLTGAPLLVNVDAQRSDRPGIYKSSVLVDEDGLTGQRYDKMRLVPFGEYIPARSALSWATSVGRAASEDRQRGTKPVMMRANGLRFGPLICFETAFPDMSRHLVAEGAQVLVAQSSTSSFQHSWAPGQHASLAALRAAETGRPVVHATLTGVSVLAGPDGERVGERLGTERSTATVSEVPLATGETLYVRFGDWVVRVALTALVAFAAVEAARALRSRRSRDEVTLPAPARR, encoded by the coding sequence ATGCGTGCGTTGCCGGCGTCGCGCTGGGTGCGCCCGACGCTCCCCCTGCTCGCCGGCGCCCTGCCCGCGCTGGCGTTCCCGGCGCCCTCGCTGTGGTGGCTGGCGTACGCCGCGCTCGTGCCGTGGCTGCTGATGCTGCGCGCCGCGCCTACGGGGAGGGCGGCGGCGGTGTCCGGCTGGCTGGGCGGCACCGGTTTCATGCTGGCCATGCACCACTGGCTGATGCCGAGCCTGACCGTCTTCATCGTCGTCCTCGCCGCGCTGCTGGGCCTGCTGTGGGCGCCGTGGGGCTGGCTCGTGCACCGGATGCTGGGCAACGGCGCGGGAGGGGGCAGGCTCGCGGCGGCGGTGGTGCTGATCCCGTCGGGCTGGCTGATGGCCGAACTGGTGCGCTCCTGGGAGTACTTGGGCGGCCCATGGGGGCTGCTGGGGGCCAGCCAGTGGGAGGTGCGCCCCGCGCTGCGGCTCGCTTCGGTGGGCGGGGTGTGGCTGGTGAGCTTCGTGGTGGTGGCGGTGAACACCGCGCTGGCCGCGCTCCTCGTCTCGCCCCGCGCCCGCCGGGGCGCCGTGGTGACGCTGCTGGTGACGGGCGTGCTCACCGGGGCCGTATGGGCGTGGGCGCCCGGGCCCGAGCACCACGGCGGGAGACGGATCGCCGTCGTCCAGATCGGGGAGACCGCCTCACGGCAGGAGCGGTTCGCGGGGGGCGAGCAGCTGACGCGCGAGCTGGCCGGGCGCGGTGCCGACCTGGTGGTGTGGGGCGAGAGCAGCGTCGGCTTCGACCTGAACAGCCGCCCGGATCTGGTGCGCAGGCTGGCCGGGCTGTCCCGGCTGACGGGCGCCCCGCTGCTGGTGAACGTGGACGCGCAGCGCAGCGACCGTCCCGGGATCTACAAGAGTTCGGTGCTCGTGGACGAGGACGGACTCACCGGTCAGCGCTACGACAAGATGCGGCTGGTGCCGTTCGGCGAGTACATCCCCGCGCGCTCGGCGCTCAGCTGGGCCACCTCGGTCGGCCGGGCCGCGAGCGAGGACCGGCAGCGCGGCACGAAGCCGGTGATGATGCGGGCGAACGGGCTGCGCTTCGGCCCGCTGATCTGCTTCGAGACGGCCTTCCCCGACATGAGCAGACACCTGGTGGCCGAGGGGGCGCAGGTGCTGGTGGCGCAGTCCTCGACCTCGTCGTTCCAGCACAGTTGGGCGCCCGGACAGCACGCGTCGCTGGCGGCGCTGCGGGCGGCCGAGACGGGCCGCCCCGTGGTGCACGCGACGCTCACGGGCGTGAGCGTGCTGGCCGGTCCCGACGGCGAGCGGGTCGGGGAACGGCTGGGCACCGAGCGGAGCACGGCGACGGTCAGCGAGGTGCCGCTGGCGACGGGCGAGACGCTGTATGTGCGCTTCGGCGACTGGGTGGTGCGCGTGGCACTGACCGCGCTGGTGGCGTTCGCCGCGGTGGAGGCCGCCCGGGCGCTGCGCTCGCGCCGCTCCCGCGACGAGGTCACCCTCCCCGCTCCGGCACGGCGCTGA
- a CDS encoding DMT family transporter translates to MSPLALAVLLSLVSAVSYALAAIVQERLASTTAPSGLGLLRTGKWWTAALLQGSGALLHVVALGLGPLTVVQPLGVLTLVLAAPMAALLVRRPVTTTAWQGIVLVSVGLAGILLLTGSHSDDSLNGRGQLALAAAVLGALVLLVGLATAARHGGTPTPSSQRLALRSVSLALAAGVAYGAASVFIKTLAESWRSAPSGNPVPLLALVVVLACTGLATSQASYRGGGLATPLATTTVANPVVAASAGIILLEEGFRYGLLGTLLAVTAGAAASWGLVVLTVDSTRQARTEGPGSGPAGRARKTGSDEESTDAQLRSVVIPRQGSGTSAARRPVPTP, encoded by the coding sequence ATGAGCCCGCTGGCCCTGGCGGTGCTGCTGTCACTGGTCTCGGCGGTCAGCTACGCGCTGGCCGCGATCGTGCAGGAACGCCTCGCCTCGACGACCGCGCCGAGCGGGCTGGGTCTGCTGCGCACGGGCAAGTGGTGGACGGCGGCCCTGCTCCAGGGCTCGGGCGCGCTGCTGCACGTGGTCGCGCTCGGACTCGGGCCGCTGACGGTGGTGCAGCCGCTGGGCGTGCTCACCCTCGTGCTGGCGGCGCCGATGGCCGCTCTCCTGGTCAGGCGCCCGGTGACCACGACAGCCTGGCAGGGGATCGTGCTGGTCTCGGTGGGGCTGGCCGGAATCTTGCTGCTCACCGGCTCGCACAGCGACGACTCGCTCAACGGCCGGGGCCAACTCGCCCTGGCGGCAGCCGTGCTGGGCGCCCTCGTCCTGCTCGTCGGACTCGCGACGGCGGCGCGGCACGGCGGCACCCCGACACCCAGCAGCCAGCGTCTCGCGCTGCGCAGCGTCTCGCTGGCGCTCGCCGCCGGGGTGGCGTACGGCGCCGCCTCGGTCTTCATCAAGACGCTCGCCGAGAGCTGGCGCTCGGCGCCGTCCGGCAACCCGGTGCCGCTGCTGGCGCTGGTCGTCGTGCTGGCGTGTACCGGGCTCGCGACCTCGCAGGCGTCCTACCGGGGCGGCGGTCTGGCGACCCCGCTGGCGACCACGACGGTCGCCAACCCGGTCGTCGCGGCATCCGCCGGCATCATCCTTCTGGAGGAGGGCTTCCGCTACGGCCTGCTCGGGACGCTCCTCGCGGTGACGGCCGGCGCCGCTGCTTCCTGGGGGCTGGTGGTGCTCACCGTCGACAGCACGCGCCAGGCGCGTACCGAAGGCCCGGGCTCGGGACCCGCCGGCCGGGCCAGGAAGACCGGGAGCGACGAGGAGTCGACCGACGCGCAGTTGAGATCCGTGGTGATCCCCCGCCAGGGAAGCGGAACCTCCGCGGCCCGCCGTCCGGTCCCCACGCCTTAG
- a CDS encoding chaplin — protein sequence MRIRTAIAAGALSAALLGATAGTAVADDGPKAHTGHSPGVLSGNNVQVPVHIPVNVCGNTIIGLLNSTSHNHCTNK from the coding sequence ATGCGTATTCGTACCGCCATCGCTGCCGGCGCCCTGAGCGCCGCACTGCTCGGCGCGACCGCGGGCACCGCTGTCGCCGACGACGGCCCCAAGGCCCACACCGGTCACTCGCCGGGCGTGCTTTCCGGGAACAACGTCCAGGTTCCGGTGCACATACCGGTGAATGTCTGCGGCAACACCATCATCGGGCTGCTGAACTCCACTTCACACAACCACTGCACCAACAAGTGA
- a CDS encoding DUF6011 domain-containing protein, which translates to MERTDGDEGEAPHEPALPGSELVEGRRVLCRMCGQPLRDRASRIWGLGPDCRHKLAVRTAPAPPAHEVEQDALPGL; encoded by the coding sequence ATGGAGCGGACGGACGGGGACGAGGGCGAGGCGCCGCACGAGCCCGCGCTGCCGGGCAGCGAACTGGTGGAGGGACGCCGGGTGCTGTGCCGTATGTGCGGCCAGCCGCTGCGCGACCGCGCCTCCCGTATCTGGGGGCTGGGCCCCGACTGCCGGCACAAGCTGGCCGTTCGCACCGCTCCCGCCCCTCCCGCACACGAGGTCGAACAGGACGCCTTGCCCGGCCTGTGA
- a CDS encoding undecaprenyl-diphosphate phosphatase: MSWFESFVLGLVQGLTEFLPISSSAHLRLAAAFAGWEDPGAAFTAVTQIGTEAAVLIYFRKDIGRIVSAWFRSLYSSEARREHDAQMGWLVIVGSVPIGVLGLIFKDQIEGPFRDLRLIATTLVVLGVILGIADRMAARDAAGGRHRARRERKSLEQLNVKDGLLFGCAQALALIPGVSRSGATISGGLFMGYRREAAARYSFLLAIPAVLASGLFELKDIGEGHVSWGPTVFATVLAFVVAYAVIAWFMKWISTRSFMPFVIYRILLGLALFALVGADVLSPHAGEAAG, from the coding sequence ATGTCTTGGTTTGAATCCTTCGTTTTGGGACTCGTTCAGGGACTGACCGAGTTCCTCCCGATCTCCTCCAGTGCCCACCTGCGGCTCGCCGCCGCCTTCGCCGGCTGGGAGGACCCGGGCGCGGCGTTCACCGCCGTCACCCAGATCGGCACCGAGGCGGCCGTGCTGATCTACTTCCGCAAGGACATCGGCCGGATCGTCTCCGCGTGGTTCCGCTCTCTCTACAGCTCGGAGGCGCGGCGCGAGCACGATGCCCAGATGGGCTGGCTGGTCATCGTCGGCTCGGTCCCGATCGGTGTGCTCGGGCTGATCTTCAAGGACCAGATCGAGGGCCCGTTCCGGGATCTGCGGCTGATCGCGACGACGCTCGTGGTGCTCGGGGTGATCCTCGGCATCGCCGACCGCATGGCCGCGCGGGACGCCGCCGGCGGCCGTCATCGTGCCCGCCGCGAGCGCAAGTCGCTCGAACAGCTGAACGTGAAGGATGGTCTGCTCTTCGGCTGCGCGCAGGCGCTGGCCCTCATTCCCGGAGTCTCCCGCTCGGGGGCGACGATCAGCGGCGGCCTGTTCATGGGCTACCGGCGCGAGGCGGCGGCCCGCTACTCCTTCCTGCTGGCCATCCCGGCCGTGCTGGCCTCGGGCCTGTTCGAGCTGAAGGACATCGGCGAGGGCCATGTCTCCTGGGGGCCCACGGTGTTCGCCACGGTGCTGGCCTTCGTGGTGGCCTACGCCGTCATCGCATGGTTCATGAAGTGGATCTCCACCCGCAGCTTCATGCCGTTCGTGATCTACCGCATCCTGCTGGGCCTCGCCCTGTTCGCGCTGGTCGGGGCCGACGTCCTCAGCCCGCACGCGGGCGAGGCGGCGGGCTAG
- a CDS encoding TVP38/TMEM64 family protein — protein MPVPATQSDGLPGRLAQTLLSPWSRLALLLVLLCSAATAMVLYEPQRVLADGWPPHMGGSTALALFGAAYGLCTAAFVPRPVLNIAAGALFGAGAGTFSATAGTVIGAGIAFGLGRMLGQDALRTLMRARWMTSADRLLSKHGFRSMLVIRLLPGVPFAASNYGAAVSRMRWVAFLGATALGSVPNTAAYVIAGSSAAKPTSPVFLASFGFIALSALVGGVVAWRKRAHLRGAASP, from the coding sequence GTGCCCGTCCCCGCCACGCAGTCAGACGGACTCCCCGGCCGTCTCGCCCAGACACTGCTGTCCCCATGGTCCCGCCTCGCCCTGCTCCTTGTGCTGCTGTGCTCGGCGGCCACGGCGATGGTGCTCTACGAGCCACAACGTGTCCTCGCCGACGGCTGGCCTCCCCACATGGGCGGCAGCACGGCCCTCGCACTGTTCGGCGCGGCCTACGGACTGTGCACGGCGGCCTTCGTGCCCCGGCCGGTGCTCAACATCGCGGCGGGCGCCCTCTTCGGTGCCGGCGCCGGCACGTTCTCGGCGACGGCGGGAACGGTGATCGGCGCGGGCATCGCCTTCGGACTGGGCAGGATGCTGGGCCAGGACGCGCTGCGCACGCTGATGCGGGCCCGCTGGATGACGTCGGCCGACCGCCTGCTGAGCAAGCACGGCTTCCGTTCGATGCTGGTGATCAGGCTGCTCCCCGGGGTGCCGTTCGCGGCCTCCAACTACGGCGCCGCGGTCTCCCGGATGCGCTGGGTGGCCTTTCTGGGCGCGACGGCGCTGGGTTCGGTGCCCAATACGGCGGCGTATGTGATCGCGGGCAGCAGCGCCGCGAAGCCGACCTCGCCGGTCTTCCTCGCCTCGTTCGGCTTCATCGCGCTGTCCGCGCTGGTGGGCGGCGTGGTGGCCTGGCGCAAGCGGGCGCACCTGCGCGGCGCCGCCTCTCCCTGA
- a CDS encoding GTP-binding protein, which translates to MSGYTHPHIKPHLTIGTLGHAGHGKTALAAAFTRALGGPGTPPTPGGHAPVQPGPRRVEYETDTRRYTHLEMPSGPGLVATAGAGALDGAVLAVSVLEGVRPQTTEHVLLARRMGVEHLVVALTKAEQGEDELTELVELDVRALLNTYGFAGDTLPVLRVSAERALADDPRWTGAIEALLDAVDTYVPQPERDTTAPLVLPVASAAPAPGGGTRATGTVERGTVRTGDRLRAYAQEGPVDVRVAEVATGGAPAPYAAAGETITLLLTGPAADLCGAVLAPAGALTTGRCLEAGLRLLTAEEGGRDAPLRSGARAGFHIRTAGIPGVIILSGRKGALPGTEVEARVRLDTAVPLENGLRFAVREGGTTVAAGRVTRVAPEAEVL; encoded by the coding sequence ATGTCCGGATATACCCACCCGCACATCAAGCCGCATCTGACCATCGGCACGCTGGGTCACGCGGGTCACGGCAAGACCGCCCTCGCCGCGGCCTTCACCCGGGCCCTGGGCGGCCCCGGCACACCGCCCACACCGGGCGGCCACGCGCCCGTACAACCGGGACCCCGGCGGGTCGAGTACGAGACCGACACCCGCCGCTACACCCACCTGGAGATGCCCAGCGGCCCCGGGCTCGTCGCCACGGCGGGCGCGGGGGCCCTCGACGGCGCCGTCCTGGCCGTCTCCGTCCTCGAAGGGGTGCGCCCGCAGACCACCGAACACGTCCTGCTGGCACGACGGATGGGCGTCGAACACCTCGTCGTCGCCCTCACCAAGGCCGAACAGGGCGAGGACGAGCTGACCGAGCTGGTCGAACTCGACGTACGCGCGCTCCTGAACACCTACGGCTTCGCCGGTGACACCCTCCCCGTCCTGCGCGTCTCCGCCGAACGCGCGCTGGCGGACGACCCGCGCTGGACCGGCGCCATCGAAGCGCTGCTGGACGCCGTCGACACCTACGTCCCGCAGCCCGAGCGCGACACCACAGCCCCGCTGGTGCTGCCCGTCGCCTCGGCGGCACCGGCTCCCGGGGGCGGAACACGGGCCACCGGCACCGTGGAGCGCGGCACCGTCCGGACCGGCGACCGGCTGCGGGCCTACGCGCAGGAAGGTCCGGTGGACGTGCGGGTGGCCGAGGTCGCGACCGGCGGCGCCCCGGCCCCGTACGCGGCGGCGGGGGAGACCATCACCCTGCTGCTCACCGGGCCCGCCGCCGACCTGTGCGGCGCGGTGCTCGCCCCGGCGGGCGCACTCACCACCGGGCGATGTCTGGAGGCCGGGCTCCGGCTGCTGACGGCCGAGGAGGGCGGACGGGACGCCCCGCTGCGCTCGGGAGCGCGCGCCGGGTTCCACATCCGTACCGCCGGGATTCCAGGCGTGATCATCCTCAGCGGGCGGAAGGGGGCGCTGCCCGGCACCGAGGTCGAGGCCAGGGTCAGGCTCGATACCGCCGTCCCGTTGGAGAACGGATTGCGCTTCGCCGTACGGGAGGGCGGCACAACGGTCGCCGCCGGCCGGGTCACCCGCGTCGCTCCGGAGGCCGAGGTGCTCTGA